The DNA segment acacatgcacacagatatGGGCAAACGTTATATTTAATAGGATTACCCGTGAAAATAAAAGATATATCTTCATATGCCCTAAATTATGTGTGAAATGCGCTTTCATTCGTCACTGGCTGTATTTAGGACTGTAAATAGATTATAAAACATCTAATGAAAATAATCTCAAGGAGCAGCCAAAGTGCCGTTTTCCTCCAACAGTAAATACATGGGTGCAGTTCAGATAagcaaaaaaggagaaatgaaaagtgaaTCCTCCCATTCCTCCCATCTTGTGACGCCATCAATGAATCCGATGCaactgggggcactgggaagGGGTGTGGTTTGGCCGTTTCTGTGACGGAGGGGGCCGATCGAGGGATGCTCGCGAGAGGACAGATGCTGAGGCAGTAACCGACCAAAGTCCACGTCCGCACGGACCGCTGCGTCCCGCAGAGCCCGCAGAAAATGGAGACCTTCGCCCCGCTCTTCCTCTGATCGTGAGTGCGCTCCTTATTTGTGAGAATCCTCGCGCGTCTTTTGCGTTTCCAGCCCGTCCCCGCTGCGTCTGCCTGGCCCCCCCCGCACGATGCTCCCGTTTACGGGCTGCATCCACGGGAAAAGGCTTCAATTGAAGGGTTTGTCGCTAAAACGATGATCTTGATTGGGATAAAACGATGGGAGTAAGATGAGAGTAATAACAGGGGCGGATGGGCCTGTGTGTGAGGGCGATGCGGCTGGaggtgccccctcccccccctcctcccctcatctcccctctccccatcAGAGGATCAATACATGCAGGGCTAAATAACTGAAGGCTAGACGGTATCAATCACAATATATAGGTACTTATAAATGATTGTTATCACCATTATTTGAAGGCTTTGCATTCTTTGACAGCCATGTCGGTCAGACCCTGTGGTTGATTTATATTCTTCAGATGCTGTGAAGGGCACTGTGGAGGAATATATGCCAGCCTTTGGGAAATGTGCTTTAAAAAGGCAGATTGTGCTGGCCATCACTGCAAGTCTTTTATGCTCCAGTTACGTATGGGTTTTGGATCGCTCTGGGCGAATTGTTGTTTCTTGGATCTTTGTCTCACTGCCTCCTGTCAGAGCGACAAAGATGGAGACATCCTGTCAGCTGCTAAAACATGGATATCAGTGGTCAGTGAAGCCAAATGTGGCAGTGACGGATCCAAACGCAGTCGGCAGCAATTGGCATTTTCCTTTAATACTCAATGCAAACTTGtttgaactgaaaaaaaaaccagtCTAACATCATAGCTCAGTACGAGTTGTTGAgtgttttaatgtctttttaaaattccaaGCATTATTTAAATGATACTGTTGTCAATTGCTTACCTCCATATTCAGAACAGCAAGTATCattattgcttttatttatttatttttttcctgaccACTGAATCCCTTTCAGGGTCtcggggagggtgctggagcctatcccaatCCCACATGGgtccacccctgaatgagtcatcagctcattgcagggccctatgtgaacATTTGGGGGTTCGGCACCTTGCTAAAGGGTACCTCAGGAGTGTTCTGATGGTGTCCcagcacctccttctcctcctccacctaccAGAACAACTTCCATGttggggcttgaactgagacctgtctgcttctcagcccagtcccctacatcCTGAGCTACCATagcctttttctttaaaatctcCATAACTACTAACACAGAAAGTAACCACAACACATAACCACACAAACCAAATCACCGTAAACTCTACATTTTACGGTTATACTATGCAGgcatgcttttttttaaatatatatactgAAGAGCTATATAATGGTATTTGGCATGAAAAGCCCAAAAGTGACTAATCCAGATGTCGGGTCTAGCTTCAAAGGCTTGGCCCAATAGAACAAACTTCTGTAGAACATGACGAGTCTCTTTGAAGTGTTGGATCTGCATACAGTATACACGTTGTTCACTCTGTTTCTGCTTTAATGTTGCAGGATCCTGGGAGTCAAGCCAAAATGTGACTGTCACGGATTGTCGCGGTTTGGATCTGTCCGGGTTTCTCAACACTCGTTTCTATAGCAACACCTCTCTCGCTCTTTCCCAAGAAATCCGGTTCCGGCGATGCTGTCCTCAAACTGCTCCTCCCAGCCGGCGAAGCCGCGACGCTTTGACACCAGTCGACGGACCACTGTTGCACCAAAGTCTCGCGGTCCTGCTTCTCAGAGGGAGGATAAGAACATGAACACCATCACCTCATCGGCCCCACGGCGGCCTACTAAAACCCCCATCGCACCGGCCAGGAGCAGGGTGGGACCCCAGCCTAGGGCGCCAGTAAGCCAGTCCAGGTTCAGCTCACAAAAACAGGCTTTGCCTGTCTCAAAATCAGTCCGGCCCAAACAGAGGAATGCACGTGCATCAGCAGCGACCAAAACtgcacctccagcagctcctcctccacttccctCGGTTCTCTCCCTTGATCCAAACTGCAACGAACCCAGCCTCCCATGTCTGTGCTGTGACGGGCGCTCTCCGCAGGACAACAACAGTATGTTCaaccacaaccacaacaacaacaacaccatctctctgagacagcagctgcagatgcctcttcctccacctgtGTTACACCAGAGGCAAGATGGGAAGGTGGCCAAAGAACAGCCTGCATCTCCTGAGCAGGCGCAGGCCCAGATGGAACTCCCCGCTTGCCCTGCTGCCGGTCTggagaatgaaaataaaaatgcaaacgAAAGCACAAGTTTGGACAACAAGAAATATGTGGAATTGCAGGAAGAAGATGACAAGGAGGAGAGCAGCGGGGATATCGATATCGACGACGAAGAGGAAGCTGACGTTGACGAggaagacgatgatgatgataccCTTGTTCCATCCTGCTGTGACTGTGGCCCCTCTCTCCTGGAGTTTTCActttcctcctctacctcttcttcatcctccactTCCATTAGCTCTTGCTCTGATTTGGAGTCAGACTGTGCAGATCAATCTGCCTTTATCTGCTCTTTCCAGGACAAAGATAATCCAGCCAGCATGCTTTCCCCTAAAGACCACTCTGCTCTTCTACAAACCTCTGAATGCCAGCCTCCTGCTCGGTTACCCCCGTCCCTTCCTCTTTCCACTAATCCTTTTATCCCAATATCACATTCCCCTTGTTCCCCCGATGAAGGCTACCCCTCTGCTTTGGACTCACCCTCACCTGACTACCTGGGAATCAAAGATGATTCTGAAGTCACCAAACTGGGTTTGCTTGACTTTTTAGAGTCTGTAGGGGAGTTTGGGAAAATGGAGCGCTTCAGCCAGGTGATCCAAGTTGCTCGATGGGACTTGGAGGGGGAACAAAACTGGGATGTATTGAGGGATCGTCTGGATCACCTGGATCGCTTGGAGAAGGTGAACCGTGAAGTGAAATTGGCTTATGTTGCCAGACTCCATGAGAAGGGGTTTGATCTTGGAGACCTCGAAGAACAAGATCTCTCAGACGTCATGGATGAAATGGGCAACATTGAAATTCCCTGGAAGTTGTATAAAGGACAGGGAGGAACAATGGGAGACTCTCAGGAGTTTTCAGATGCAGGGGTTGATCTCACTGGCCCATCTGACTGTGATGAACCTTTTGTTCCCGATTCGCTCACCCCTTCCCCCATTGAGCCTCCACCAAGACCCCCCAAACCCCCTGCACGTCATGCCAGCGTGAGCTCTGACCTCCATACCTACATTAATATCAGCAGAGAGACCACCTCCATGGTGGTATCCACCTCTCCTACGCTCTCTACTTTCTCCCCCAACTCCTCCTCTCCAACATTCACCACTTTTAAATGTGAGAAACCCttacctccagctccaccctctattcctcctctccccaccgCAAAGGCAGTTCCTTACCTCACACTTTACACtacaccatctcctcctccatctctccccacCCCAACTCCTCCCATTCCTCCACCTCGGAGGCGCCACCTTGCCCGGAAGGAGGCACAGCGGCTTGCCGCTCTTCAGGCAGAACAGGAAAAGACtcccctttctcttcctcctcctaccACACGtcccccaccccttcctcctccgccAGTGATCTCAATCTCCTCATCTCCACCTGGTataccacctccacctcccctccctcctcccccttccttccACGCTTTGGACGTAGAGATTCGGAAGCTTTTGATGCTTGCTGGCTTAACCCAAGCAGAGCTCCTCAAACTCAGTCCAGAGCTTGGTATTTGTGTTGGGGGAATGGAAAGTGATGAAGAAAGTGTTCCTTTATCCAGGTCTTTGGAGGAAAGTGAGTTTCGACTAAAAGAGACAGAAGACAACAGCAAAGATGGCGTTGGGTTGTTGGCCAAAGATCGGAAGTCCAGCAGAAGCAGTCCAAAATTAGATACCCCTGTCGAAAATAAAAAGggggaggaaagcagagacacgCAGAGGACAACTTCTTTCACAGAGATAgcgaggagaaagaaaaggaacagTGGTTTGTACTCAGAGCCTTACTACAGCACAGGTTTTAGCAATATACAGGAAACCAAATCAGAGAACATGAGCTACGAGTCTTTTCCCTATCCTACTGAGTTAGCAGAAACACCTccgcccccacctcctcctcgcccTTTACCTCCCATCCCCCCATCTTTGCCCCCTGTCAAAGTCAGCACTCTACCTGCAAACTCTGCACAGCCCGAGCGATTCGATTGGCTGATAGCGTTCACCCCTGAATGTGAAGGTTCGAAACAGTCTCTGGACATGAGAAAGTGTCCCGTCGACTCTGAGAAGAAGGCCGGTACCTCGAGCGCGCCTCCAGGGTGTGCTCCAAAAGTGACAACATTTAAGGAGCTGCGCTTCCGAAACAAGAGCGCGTCCCTGCCGACAAGGGTGATCaccgaccccgaccccgacccgaCTGTCATAACCCCAGACCCGGACATACTGTACAATCTGAAATGGAGACGAGAGAAGGCGGGCAGCGATGGCAGCCAATGGGAGTACACCTCTCAAGCTCAGGCGTTGTTCATACAGCCACCACCAGCTCTGACCTCGATGGCTGCCCTGAAGGAAATGCTGCAGAGAGCCGACAAGGAAGGCGGACAGCTGGAGCTGTGCCCGACGCAGAAGTTTGGCTGCTCGGTCAGCGACAGCAGCCTGTGGACCACGGGCCGACAGTGGGAGCGTGAAGATgggaaggaaagaagagaagaaaaagtcgAGGTCGCtgtgagaggagaagctgatggAGGAAGAACTTTTGAATCAAGAACTTCAAGTGAGTATTAATTACCATGGTGTTAGTATTTATTTTATAGGGTCCACCTAAATTTAAGCCTAGTAATGGATAAGTGTTTCTTATGATGATGAAGGGGTTCTTCAGACAGTGTAATGAAGTCTTATTAAGGGGATTTTTTTCGGGGGGGGCAACTTGACGATAAAGGGAAGATGGGCAAAATTGTTGACTCATTTTCAGTAATGATGTATGGAACAAGAGCAAAGACACACGTCACATAAAAAGATGATGCATCGTACGATGGAAAGGAGACGTCAGTGGGTGTGAGATCAGGGATGGAAGCAGTAAACAAGACAGTGGAAGCTTAGAGACAAGAACAGCGGTGTTAGATGGACAAAAAGGACAATGAAGGGAGTAAATCTAATACAAGGGGAAAGAGTTTGGAACGTTTCCAGCCACTACTTCCTGCACCATGTACCAgagtgtgacatcatcactgcctTATTCAATTATTCATCCTCCCTTCGGCCCAAAAACTAAGAGTAATAATGGAGCAACATTGGGCTTGTTACATTTCTTTGCAGTTCATCTATAATCAGCTCTCTCTTTTACATTTTCTTATCTTTCTTTCTGATCTGAAATCATTTTTCGGTCCTCTTTCCATGCCTCGGCTCAAATCCAATCAACTCTGTCTtctctccccacctctcctcctacCTCCCTAGAGTGGCACAAATAGCCAAGATCAAGTTACTTATCTCATGCAAGTCTGCAATTGTTACATAGGCACTATGAAGTTAAGAGTGCAAATATGGTGCATTttggaattttctgtttctataACCTGCCCCGACTGATGAGTGCTGATTTTATCATGAGTAAGATAATTACCTGTAGTTGATTTACCTGCCTCTATAGTTTGCCATTTCAAAGTTTTGGAATCCATTCTTTTCATTCTGAAAAGGCAATAAGGTGCAGCCATCTttgcaaaataaaacagaaaagccTGTTTACACCTTTAAGAGTCGGAGGGGCGGATCTTACTACAGGAAGCAGAGCTCCTGTCACGAATATAGGAAGTATCGTGTGTTTCTTCCAGTCCAACTCCAGCCTGTCCCAGGTAGGGTTGCTAACTCTTAGCTTTGCTGTCTGCTAAAGGTCCTAAGAGCTCTCCTCCCATGAATGCTCACAGGGAATCAGGAAAGAAGCGCACAGAAGTTATGCTTTGACTGACTCAGCATTACTCTGTTTGCTGTActggtggaggggggtggggtgggggcgcTGCTGAGGAAGGAGTGGGGAATAGAAAAGTAGGAAACACAGGCAGAGGTGATTCAGAGGTAATTATGTTGTGCACTGCAGTAGAGTTCTGTTTTGTACTCCATGCTCTGTGCGCTTGtataaaatgaaagtgaaagctGGAGGTGGACCCCGATATGATAGATCTTCACCAATGATAATCTGACTATGTATAAAAAAAGTctaatcaaataaatgtattttttttggtgCTCATTACTCAGCTCCATTGACCCTCATGTAGTGTCTGTATGTAACTGTCAATCAACTGCTTAAATACTCCATGATGATACGTGAAAACTGTTctttacatttgcattttttcctcCAATGACACTAACATTTTGtgcatttctctctctccttcccattTCTTTGccatattttttctttcttgtttcttCGGACCTGCTTGTCTcattgtgtctgtctgtctctgctttGCTTCCTCATATCCTGTATGCTTACCCTCTCTGTTCTTCCTCCCTCGCCTTCATAATTGGTGACCTTTTCCAATGATCAGTTTCTTCCCCCCCACTGTCCCTTGCCCAGTCCTCCCAACCTTACTTTCTGCACTCTGCCCTCCCTTCCTATCGCCCCGGCCATTACAGCCCCCAGTTTTTCACGGATCCCAGACCCCAGAGTCATGTGGGCAGGGAGGCCACAGATGAACCCCGTGACAGGTGGAACCCCTCTGCTGTCAGCTCGTCTGATATTCACAGAGATGATTCCAGCCCAGATTTAAGCTCAGGGTTTAACTCCGATTCCATGGTTGATGTTTGTGTCGACTCTCCTTTTGATAATGCAAAGATCTTTGACATACCCGCAGACTTAACATCTGACTCGTCGTGTAATTTTGACTCCCTCTATTGTAGCGACTCAGAGACTCAGAATGGTACAAAAGCTAAACCAGACACGCCCCCTGATGGAACCGCAGAGCCCCCAGACTGCACCACCCCATATAAAAACATTGAGGTGATGAGGCTGTACTCAAACGGCATCGGTGCTGCTGACTCTCTAAATTCAGGAACACAAACCCACCCCAATCctgacaccagcagggctaGGAGATATAAAGCGCTTCCACCCCTCCCCACATATTACCTGTACCACCCTAAAAACTGTCCCCTGCACCGGGGCGCACCGCCTCGTCTCTCCCCCATCGGAGCGCTCTCCCCTCCCCATCGCTCTGGAGCGCCCCCTCCAGGCACAACAGGCGCCTGCCTCAGTTCCCCGCTTTTCCCCCGCTCTCACACCTTGCCTGCCCTCGCTGCTCCCCTCTACTACCCAAATCTCTACCCGCCTATACCACCCACGgcaccccctctgcccccaaAACTCTACCAGGTTCCTCTGCGGTCACACGTGACGAGTAAGACTACTCTCCTTTCTCACGACATCTTATACTTTCTCCGCCATTGTCTGAAACCTTGCGTGCATGTATGTCTCGCTTTCTAATGATTTCCAATCTGAATATGGTGGTCCTCACACTTTTTTTCAACCTGGGGGGGAGCCTGCAGACACGAGTAAATGGGGCATTTTAATGCGGCAGAAGGCAGCTCCTTGCAGGTCACCTGATACGTTTATGCAGAACATCATAttgaaactgttaaaaaagGGCCTCTTAAAGGGTAACAGCTGTTCTTGTCAGAAGGTGTCTGGAGCACCTCTCATCACGCTCCGTGTCCACTTCTCTCTGTCTTCGTGTCAAGCCTGTCTCGTCTCTACACCTTCTGTTCTTTTGAGTTTCAGTGCATGATGTTTTAAAAGGTTACGTGCATCTTATGCCGAACAGTAGCCTGTTTATGATCTTCAGGATTATCCATGTGTATAACCATGAAACCAGTCCCACTGTGcacaacgccccccccccccctttgcacACGTGTTCAGCTGGATTGAGCCTGATGTGGTCACGTGCACAGCTGTACTTGTGTTTGATTGTAATTTTGGTTTACTGCATGGGATCCTTGGCGCATACAGAAAAAAGATCTCCTCATAGCTGCAGATGTTCCACACTAACCCCAGTAATCACCTGATTTGTTGCTAATCGAACCATCTGCTTTTGTACGTCAACTCCAGTGCTTCTCATTGCTGAACTGCCCCTACAAATGACActagaataataataatgtagaATAACATTCCTGGTCGGTGATTGATATTTTTTGTACTTTTTGTAAGTAATCCCTCCTTCACGCCTGCTGTCAGCTGTCCGCAGCGCCTCGTTCGCCGGCTCCGTTCCGAAGGCGGAGACGTCGTGGATGGGCGAAGATGTGAAGCATCGACTGAGAGGTCCGGGCCTGTCCTCTCTGcgcctgcaggaaaaaaaaggtttgcttTCGACGCGCGCGTGTGGgtttgcgtgtgcgtgcgcgcatgtgtggCACAGTTTAACTGGTAGTGTCGCTCCCGTCTCCAGTGCTGGTCAGCGCAGTCAGTGATGCGGTGGAAGCCATCTTGGGCCAGTTCAGTTCTTCTCGGACTGTCGTTCAGAAGGTCAGTCGGTGTTGGAGTTGGatcacagcagaggaaacacAAAATGATCCGGGAATCATTCTTGTTCtaatcttctcctccatctttggtTCTCATGtattctctctccttttctctgcacgttattttctccctctcactttCGCCTCCACTCCTCTGCCCCCAGACTCTATCAGGGGACAGCACCATAAATCCAGCTCTGGGCCGGCTGGTGCTGCAGAGCCTCTGCCCTGCCCTGCACAGCTTGCTGACTGATGGCTTGAAACCGCACCAGAGTGACCTGATTGCAGGCAGAAGGCCAAACTCTGCCTGGGGACTCATCCAGGCCTCCACCAGACCAGGTAGCAAAACTAAGCATTTAGTGGCTTCAGCGTGATACGAGGCTGTGGGAGGATAGCGATTGGCTCCGCACTTTCTCCTTTCTTCCCCGACCCTTCAATCAATGGGCCAAATTTAGCAGAAAGGACGTAAATATTGAGTAGCCTATAGATTTGCCTGCGGTTTACTCATCTCTGTTGGTGtgttcctttttctctttttcaaggCCAAAAAACGCAGATCTTGTTCAACCTTCAAGTCCGGGTTTCGGAGCTGCCCCAGCTGAGACACAGCAAACAGAGATTTAACGCATTTCTCCTTGGCCTGCTTAAGTAAGCGCTCAGTGGTCTCCGTGGTAGCGGCCAAAGCCCCCTGATGTTGGTTAACATGTGACTCTAACGTTGTCTTTCAGTACCAAGTTTCTCGATTTCTGGCTGTCTCACCTTCATTCCTGCACCGGTGAGTTCTCATCTCTCAACATTTTCTGCACGTGGGCCTTCGTGTATATAACGTCTCCTGTCTGTCGTCCCCTCAGATGTGCTTGAGACGTATTACCACCCCGCCTCCTTCATGCGTCTCTCACTCAGCACCTGCCGGCCTTTGTTCGAGGAGCTGCTCCTCGTGCTGCAGCCGCTCAGCctgctgacctttaaccttgaCCTGCTCTTCCAGCACCACCGTTTCGAGCCAGATTGTCACAGCCCAGATGTCCCCAGTCCACCATGTCAGGAGACTGGTTTCCAGCTGAGAGCCCAGTCCAAAAGCAGATACATTGAAAGCCTGTCTGAAGTAGACTTTGGAGGCTCGAACCCCTGGACAGCCAAAGAAAGTCCGTCACCCCTGGGTGATCCAAAGAAAGCAGCGGTCGGGTCGACGGATGGCAGCGCTGAACGTGAAAACCTGTCGATCGCTCTCGGGCACACGAGTCCTCAGCTTCTGTGGGTGCAGGAGAAGGAAATCGAGGCGCTCCCTCCTCCTGATCTTGAGGAGGACAGCTTCGTccagcaggcaggacaggtACTCCGCTTTGCTTGTTGCTGAGCGCTGAACATGCTTTTGTGATCCTTCAAGGCTGACGTCCCTCTACTCGCAGGTGATCCagcaggggtggggggctgtGAAGCGTTGGGGAGACAGACTGAGCCAGAACCTGGCCGAGCTGAGCGCCAAGAAGGAGGAGGTAAAGCCCGATCTGACTCTTCAGGTCCAGGCCGGGAGTGACTTTGCACCGGTCAGCAGTGACGCTCAGGTTCCCTTCGGGCTGGGGCGACTCTTTGGTGCCTCTAAAAGCCCCAGCAGCCCACAAGGTCACACCCCACCGAGCAGGTTTGCCCTTTAATCAGACATGCGCGGTGCATTATCTCATCTGAGTGAAATCAACTCTTAAATAATTCAGCCGTTGATGCTGTTTTAAGAAACGTCGCACTAAACTcttctttgccccccccccccccggcagacGTCCCTCCCAGTGGCTGGCTCCTGGTGTCTCTGCACTGACGCGTAtggtgagcagcagctcagctcccATAATAAGGAGGTTCCCAGAAACCCTGGAAGAAACTGAGCAGGAATCGGACACGGAGGACGATGCCGTGGAGATTAATGACAAAGCCAGACCACTCAGGTTGTTGATggaaatctgtctgtctgtctgtctgtctgtctgtctgtctgtctgtctgtgcagtATAACATGAGAGCACATAGAAGAGCTGATGAGGTCTTTCGAAACAATTTTCTTTGGACTGGATATTAATAGACACATTAATACCAAAACCACGATTGGCTTCATGAGGAGTCCTCATTATTTTATTAGAAAACAACAAAGGTATTGACACCTTCTACTCCACCAGGGCTATATGAGACCTTTTGCTATGGTGGGTGTTGGATCCTGTCCTCACTTATCCTGTATTGGATTTGTGTAATCCTGCACTGAGTCAGGCTGGATTGGGTTTCATTGTTGTTGGGGATACTTGCAACGTCGCAGTCATCAGAATATCGTATGAGTCAAAGCTAATGGCCGACTGACCACTGCTTCTCTGGAAGTCTTAAGCGGCTCTCAGCTTTTAGAGCTCATTATTTGGTAGTTGTGCAGCCTCGTCTGCTAAAAGCACCGATTTTGCCAGCTCGCTTTCACCTGAATCCAGTCACAGTGGCTCGGTTGTTTGCGTGGGAGGTTTCAGCTAAGTAAAGatgtctgctctctctctccaggtcaGTACGAACCCTGTGCAACCACGCCGGAACGGGTTCGGAACTTAGCTTCTGCAAAGGGGAGCAACTCGTGGTGTTAGGAGGAGTCGATCAAGACTGGATTCGCTGTCGTCAGGGAGACAAAGAGGGGCTGGTGCCGATTGGCTACACCTCTCTCATCATGTGACCACCACCATTATGACTGCACTTCATcaacaagttaaaaaaaaaaaaaagtaaatacataaatatttaAGTGAGTATTGAGAGGTCCCGACAAGGCTCCACTACTATGAAAGGGATATTTCACACTTGCTTGAGTTTGAGTTGAGTGCATCACGCCA comes from the Takifugu rubripes chromosome 7, fTakRub1.2, whole genome shotgun sequence genome and includes:
- the rusc1 gene encoding uncharacterized protein rusc1 isoform X2, whose protein sequence is MLSSNCSSQPAKPRRFDTSRRTTVAPKSRGPASQREDKNMNTITSSAPRRPTKTPIAPARSRVGPQPRAPVSQSRFSSQKQALPVSKSVRPKQRNARASAATKTAPPAAPPPLPSVLSLDPNCNEPSLPCLCCDGRSPQDNNSMFNHNHNNNNTISLRQQLQMPLPPPVLHQRQDGKVAKEQPASPEQAQAQMELPACPAAGLENENKNANESTSLDNKKYVELQEEDDKEESSGDIDIDDEEEADVDEEDDDDDTLVPSCCDCGPSLLEFSLSSSTSSSSSTSISSCSDLESDCADQSAFICSFQDKDNPASMLSPKDHSALLQTSECQPPARLPPSLPLSTNPFIPISHSPCSPDEGYPSALDSPSPDYLGIKDDSEVTKLGLLDFLESVGEFGKMERFSQVIQVARWDLEGEQNWDVLRDRLDHLDRLEKVNREVKLAYVARLHEKGFDLGDLEEQDLSDVMDEMGNIEIPWKLYKGQGGTMGDSQEFSDAGVDLTGPSDCDEPFVPDSLTPSPIEPPPRPPKPPARHASVSSDLHTYINISRETTSMVVSTSPTLSTFSPNSSSPTFTTFKCEKPLPPAPPSIPPLPTAKAVPYLTLYTTPSPPPSLPTPTPPIPPPRRRHLARKEAQRLAALQAEQEKTPLSLPPPTTRPPPLPPPPVISISSSPPGIPPPPPLPPPPSFHALDVEIRKLLMLAGLTQAELLKLSPELGICVGGMESDEESVPLSRSLEESEFRLKETEDNSKDGVGLLAKDRKSSRSSPKLDTPVENKKGEESRDTQRTTSFTEIARRKKRNSGLYSEPYYSTGFSNIQETKSENMSYESFPYPTELAETPPPPPPPRPLPPIPPSLPPVKVSTLPANSAQPERFDWLIAFTPECEGSKQSLDMRKCPVDSEKKAGTSSAPPGCAPKVTTFKELRFRNKSASLPTRVITDPDPDPTVITPDPDILYNLKWRREKAGSDGSQWEYTSQAQALFIQPPPALTSMAALKEMLQRADKEGGQLELCPTQKFGCSVSDSSLWTTGRQWEREDGKERREEKVEVAVRGEADGGRTFESRTSISSPPLSLAQSSQPYFLHSALPSYRPGHYSPQFFTDPRPQSHVGREATDEPRDRWNPSAVSSSDIHRDDSSPDLSSGFNSDSMVDVCVDSPFDNAKIFDIPADLTSDSSCNFDSLYCSDSETQNGTKAKPDTPPDGTAEPPDCTTPYKNIEVMRLYSNGIGAADSLNSGTQTHPNPDTSRARRYKALPPLPTYYLYHPKNCPLHRGAPPRLSPIGALSPPHRSGAPPPGTTGACLSSPLFPRSHTLPALAAPLYYPNLYPPIPPTAPPLPPKLYQVPLRSHVTTVRSASFAGSVPKAETSWMGEDVKHRLRGPGLSSLRLQEKKVLVSAVSDAVEAILGQFSSSRTVVQKTLSGDSTINPALGRLVLQSLCPALHSLLTDGLKPHQSDLIAGRRPNSAWGLIQASTRPGQKTQILFNLQVRVSELPQLRHSKQRFNAFLLGLLNTKFLDFWLSHLHSCTDVLETYYHPASFMRLSLSTCRPLFEELLLVLQPLSLLTFNLDLLFQHHRFEPDCHSPDVPSPPCQETGFQLRAQSKSRYIESLSEVDFGGSNPWTAKESPSPLGDPKKAAVGSTDGSAERENLSIALGHTSPQLLWVQEKEIEALPPPDLEEDSFVQQAGQVIQQGWGAVKRWGDRLSQNLAELSAKKEEVKPDLTLQVQAGSDFAPVSSDAQVPFGLGRLFGASKSPSSPQGHTPPSRRPSQWLAPGVSALTRMVSSSSAPIIRRFPETLEETEQESDTEDDAVEINDKARPLRSVRTLCNHAGTGSELSFCKGEQLVVLGGVDQDWIRCRQGDKEGLVPIGYTSLIM
- the rusc1 gene encoding uncharacterized protein rusc1 isoform X1, which translates into the protein MLSSNCSSQPAKPRRFDTSRRTTVAPKSRGPASQREDKNMNTITSSAPRRPTKTPIAPARSRVGPQPRAPVSQSRFSSQKQALPVSKSVRPKQRNARASAATKTAPPAAPPPLPSVLSLDPNCNEPSLPCLCCDGRSPQDNNSMFNHNHNNNNTISLRQQLQMPLPPPVLHQRQDGKVAKEQPASPEQAQAQMELPACPAAGLENENKNANESTSLDNKKYVELQEEDDKEESSGDIDIDDEEEADVDEEDDDDDTLVPSCCDCGPSLLEFSLSSSTSSSSSTSISSCSDLESDCADQSAFICSFQDKDNPASMLSPKDHSALLQTSECQPPARLPPSLPLSTNPFIPISHSPCSPDEGYPSALDSPSPDYLGIKDDSEVTKLGLLDFLESVGEFGKMERFSQVIQVARWDLEGEQNWDVLRDRLDHLDRLEKVNREVKLAYVARLHEKGFDLGDLEEQDLSDVMDEMGNIEIPWKLYKGQGGTMGDSQEFSDAGVDLTGPSDCDEPFVPDSLTPSPIEPPPRPPKPPARHASVSSDLHTYINISRETTSMVVSTSPTLSTFSPNSSSPTFTTFKCEKPLPPAPPSIPPLPTAKAVPYLTLYTTPSPPPSLPTPTPPIPPPRRRHLARKEAQRLAALQAEQEKTPLSLPPPTTRPPPLPPPPVISISSSPPGIPPPPPLPPPPSFHALDVEIRKLLMLAGLTQAELLKLSPELGICVGGMESDEESVPLSRSLEESEFRLKETEDNSKDGVGLLAKDRKSSRSSPKLDTPVENKKGEESRDTQRTTSFTEIARRKKRNSGLYSEPYYSTGFSNIQETKSENMSYESFPYPTELAETPPPPPPPRPLPPIPPSLPPVKVSTLPANSAQPERFDWLIAFTPECEGSKQSLDMRKCPVDSEKKAGTSSAPPGCAPKVTTFKELRFRNKSASLPTRVITDPDPDPTVITPDPDILYNLKWRREKAGSDGSQWEYTSQAQALFIQPPPALTSMAALKEMLQRADKEGGQLELCPTQKFGCSVSDSSLWTTGRQWEREDGKERREEKVEVAVRGEADGGRTFESRTSISSPPLSLAQSSQPYFLHSALPSYRPGHYSPQFFTDPRPQSHVGREATDEPRDRWNPSAVSSSDIHRDDSSPDLSSGFNSDSMVDVCVDSPFDNAKIFDIPADLTSDSSCNFDSLYCSDSETQNGTKAKPDTPPDGTAEPPDCTTPYKNIEVMRLYSNGIGAADSLNSGTQTHPNPDTSRARRYKALPPLPTYYLYHPKNCPLHRGAPPRLSPIGALSPPHRSGAPPPGTTGACLSSPLFPRSHTLPALAAPLYYPNLYPPIPPTAPPLPPKLYQVPLRSHVTIIPPSRLLSAVRSASFAGSVPKAETSWMGEDVKHRLRGPGLSSLRLQEKKVLVSAVSDAVEAILGQFSSSRTVVQKTLSGDSTINPALGRLVLQSLCPALHSLLTDGLKPHQSDLIAGRRPNSAWGLIQASTRPGQKTQILFNLQVRVSELPQLRHSKQRFNAFLLGLLNTKFLDFWLSHLHSCTDVLETYYHPASFMRLSLSTCRPLFEELLLVLQPLSLLTFNLDLLFQHHRFEPDCHSPDVPSPPCQETGFQLRAQSKSRYIESLSEVDFGGSNPWTAKESPSPLGDPKKAAVGSTDGSAERENLSIALGHTSPQLLWVQEKEIEALPPPDLEEDSFVQQAGQVIQQGWGAVKRWGDRLSQNLAELSAKKEEVKPDLTLQVQAGSDFAPVSSDAQVPFGLGRLFGASKSPSSPQGHTPPSRRPSQWLAPGVSALTRMVSSSSAPIIRRFPETLEETEQESDTEDDAVEINDKARPLRSVRTLCNHAGTGSELSFCKGEQLVVLGGVDQDWIRCRQGDKEGLVPIGYTSLIM